From one Flavobacteriales bacterium genomic stretch:
- a CDS encoding peroxiredoxin has protein sequence MSVLVGKKAPSFKAKAVVHGGEIVNDFSLDQYLGKKHVLFFFYPKDFTFVCPTELHAFQEQLAAFEERNVAVVACSTDTEQSHWGWLQMDKGHGGIKGITYPIVADTAKTISYNFGVLAGEYEFDENDQFAATGPMIAYRGLFLIDKKGIVQHQVVNNLPLGRSVSEALRMVDALQFFEENGEVCPADWKKGEKAMVESHEGVANYLSGK, from the coding sequence ATGTCAGTATTAGTAGGAAAGAAAGCACCGTCATTCAAGGCAAAAGCAGTAGTACACGGTGGCGAAATCGTGAACGACTTCTCCCTTGATCAATACCTGGGCAAGAAACACGTTTTGTTTTTCTTCTACCCAAAGGATTTCACCTTTGTTTGTCCCACTGAGCTTCATGCATTCCAGGAGCAACTTGCTGCTTTTGAAGAACGGAATGTTGCCGTAGTGGCATGTTCAACAGACACTGAGCAGTCCCACTGGGGTTGGTTGCAAATGGACAAGGGACATGGTGGTATCAAAGGGATCACCTATCCGATCGTTGCAGATACGGCCAAAACCATCAGCTATAACTTTGGCGTACTCGCCGGCGAATACGAGTTTGACGAGAACGATCAATTCGCAGCCACCGGTCCGATGATCGCCTACCGCGGATTGTTCCTGATCGATAAAAAGGGCATTGTTCAGCATCAGGTGGTCAACAACCTTCCTCTCGGACGTAGCGTATCAGAAGCACTTCGTATGGTGGATGCCCTGCAGTTCTTCGAAGAGAACGGCGAGGTTTGTCCGGCCGACTGGAAGAAAGGTGAAAAAGCCATGGTAGAATCCCATGAAGGCGTAGCCAACTACCTTTCCGGCAAGTAA